A single region of the Podospora pseudopauciseta strain CBS 411.78 chromosome 1, whole genome shotgun sequence genome encodes:
- a CDS encoding hypothetical protein (EggNog:ENOG503P3RJ; COG:K), with product MRLPVLPSQCYSTSPEDGVEGRHGTSASRQPLRESTGNAQYSHMAWYSEQIRQLGAASGLASMSPSIPTPPIVPTQSFGPDYGSSTPSVYGRQQQRHHYQGHRVTNFRRRQFEENPLIPLLPAAFQNYRKKQADKTDQKWTDVLEWGFIDALLLIPQMKRKKYTMKQTQFGRNMLIGEYLWIYYLQTLPPGTEAECNLVRHRKQVSSHIQVLKQFFANHRCFHFFFNSRNDEKDKDSIETISLKNNPVLIALSEDRLPDERPNYEYFADILALNEQVTVRPIRCWIFVSHQGVSVREDGSGFLPSTGDKLDENEYPHLPRNLEKETWLKEEQQIFKGALLHEFTKEMQQIESTSVNDLGRKWETSFPELHQRLQRICDSTTDQRCTILHMNVTLELKEKRRFPSQSELNSWVEINIEQPRLLSHRWKVHTRLVRPAELSYSHESASPETMYETSAEIAIQYQHRSGCEGPRPDGRAHCDCIAHRRHRDSVTVPFPADIWASTLTNCAEYPAHSFSDAGKNGKRSKDLNVKVEEEGEEGGKPNRRSKPLTQMDLVPKIAMMQEIWSCPPDAPHYGPEPQGNGSRSQRWTRRAVIVWTFKTIHSEVDGKLNTAQSGRTEWRYLTILDPMSEEHQQKAIISSSRKNSAVSDYADGYSSNHVRPVSRDVVMSPSPTYQQHLTASMSENFSSAWDTPTGLNPLSTSAAQAYNAHLMAPSQSHVSAMPGYSPLDSFSSHGGLATPPPSASLTTSFTHNFATTSTQPDLMPNYMSTHSVTTTTAGLDTDSALNTLAAVTDPFLTNGNSSFGYDQSHWSTSNTLTSSSNVWSQPYQSAASTYTHSPLAPWPNHTQPTPSHRGSLYDKTHSHVQSQPWISPATAGGVTTTADDHDLWTPATSTHTPLTTTAPALGPDPITAGQHESQDTTDWNQVTTGNGTNGNSQETGEEELGQNWEEILPPIPLNLTAPGTQPEAVNSPTTAGDTAAQRLEKAAAAMEMPVMGGHTNGNGAVVGEERKSLKRRHEEGDEGGDLDSGEWRRKSFRQC from the exons ATGAGGCTTCCAGTCCTTCCCTCACAATGCTATTCTACGTCGCCCGAAGATGGGGTTGAGGGCCGCCATGGAACTTCGGCTTCACGACAGCCGCTTCGAGAGTCGACCGGGAATGCTCAATATTCACACATGGCCTGGTACTCGGAACAGATTCGCCAGCTGGGTGCTGCCAGCGGTCTTGCTTCCATGTCTCCATCAATACCAACTCCGCCTATTGTACCGACGCAGTCCTTTGGCCCAGACTATGGCTCATCAACACCGTCGGTCTACGGCAGACAGCAACAGCGGCATCACTACCAGGGGCACCGGGTAACCAATTTCAGGAGAAGGCAATTCGAAGAGAACCCGTTGATTCCGCTGCTCCCGGCAGCCTTTCAGAACTACAGGAAGAAGCAGGCCGACAAGACAGACCAGAAGTGGACCGATGTGTTGGAATGGGGCTTCATTGACG CGCTGCTGCTTATCCCCCAGATGAAGCGCAAGAAATATACCATGAAGCAGACACAGTTTGGGCGGAACATGCTGATCGGGGAGTATCTTTGGATCTACTACCTGCAGACCTTACCGCCAGGGACCGAGGCAGAATGCAACCTCGTGAGGCACCGAAAGCAAGTGTCGAGCCACATCCAAGTGCTCAAACAGTTCTTCGCAAATCACCGTTGTT TCCACTTTTTCTTCAACAGCCGCAACGATGAAAAGGACAAGGACAGCATCGAGACGATTTCCCTGAAGAACAACCCCGTCTTGATTGCCCTGTCCGAAGACCGGCTCCCTGACGAACGGCCAAATTACGAGTACTTTGCCGACATCCTTGCATTGAATGAACAGGTGACTGTCCGACCCATACGATGCTGGATATTTGTGTCGCACCAGGGCGTTTCGGTGAGGGAAGATGGATCTGGCTTTCTCCCTTCCACCGGCGACAAGCTCGATGAGAACGAGTATCCCCACCTCCCGCGCAACCTCGAGAAGGAGACGTGGCTCAAGGAAGAGCAGCAGATCTTCAAGGGCGCTCTGCTTCACGAGTTCACCAAGGAGATGCAGCAGATTGAGTCGACCAGCGTTAACGACCTCGGGCGGAAATGGGAGACTTCGTTTCCGGAACTGCATCAGAGACTACAGCGCATCTGCGATTCGACCACAGATCAGCGGTGCACCATTCTGCACATGAATGTCACCCTcgagctcaaggagaagcgGCGGTTTCCAAGCCAGTCGGAGCTCAACTCCTGGGTGGAAATCAACATTGAGCAGCCACGTCTACTGAGCCATCGGTGGAAGGTGCACACGCGCTTGGTGAGGCCAGCGGAGCTGAGCTACTCACACGAGAGCGCGAGCCCTGAGACCATGTACGAGACTTCGGCAGAGATCGCTATCCAATATCAGCACCGCTCAGGGTGTGAAGGTCCTCGGCCTGATGGGCGGGCTCACTGTGACTGCATCGCTCACCGACGTCACCGTGACTCTGTCACTGTCCCCTTTCCAGCTGATATCTGGGCCAGCACACTGACGAACTGTGCTGAATATCCAGCCCATTCCTTCAGCGACGCCGGCAAGAATGGAAAGCGAAGCAAGGACCTCAACgtcaaggtcgaggaggagggcgaggaaggaggcaaGCCCAACCGCCGAAGCAAGCCGCTCACACAGATGGATCTTGTGCCCAAGATTGCCATGATGCAGGAGATCTGGTCATGTCCCCCTGATGCCCCACACTATGGCCCCGAGCCTCAAGGGAACGGCTCAAGATCCCAGCGATGGACTCGACGAGCAGTGATTGTATGGACTTTCAAGACGATCCACAGCGAGGTAGATGGCAAACTCAACACCGCGCAGAGCGGCAGGACAGAGTGGCGCTATCTTACCATCCTCGACCCAATGAGCGAGGAGCACCAACAAAAGGCCATCATCAGTAGCAGCAGGAAGAACTCTGCTGTGTCTGACTATGCGGATGGATATTCATCCAACCACGTCCGTCCTGTCTCCCGGGATGTGGTCATGTCCCCCAGCCCCACATACCAGCAGCACTTGACCGCGAGCATGAGCGAGAACTTTTCGTCAGCATGGGATACTCCCACCGGGCTCAACCCCCTTTCCACGTCAGCCGCGCAAGCCTATAACGCTCATCTCATGGCGCCCAGTCAGTCCCATGTGTCAGCCATGCCCGGCTACAGCCCCCTCGACAGCTTCAGCAGCCACGGCGGTCtcgccacccctcccccaagtGCATCCCTCACCACATCTTTCACTCACAACTTTGCCACCACATCTACCCAACCTGACCTCATGCCAAATTACATGTCCACCCACTCCGTCACCACAACAACTGCCGGACTGGACACCGACTCGGCactcaacaccctcgccgccgtgACAGACCCCTTCCTCACAAACGGCAACTCCTCCTTTGGGTATGACCAATCCCACTGGTCAACCTCCAATACCTTGACTAGCTCGAGTAACGTCTGGTCCCAGCCTTATCaatcagcagcatcaacataCACCCACTCCCCCTTGGCCCCCTGGCCAAAccacacccaacccaccccatcccacaGGGGAAGCCTCTATGATAAAACCCACAGCCATGTGCAATCCCAGCCCTGGATCTCCCCCGCAACAGCGGGGGgtgtcaccaccacagccgaCGACCACGACCTCTGGACCCCAGCCACGTCCACGCACACTCCCTTGACGACCACCGCGCCGGCTTTGGGTCCTGATCCCATCACAGCTGGGCAGCATGAATCTCAGGACACGACGGACTGGAACCAGGTTACTACTGGTAACGGCACCAACGGCAACTCCCAGGAgacaggggaggaggaactGGGGCAGAACTGGGAGGAGATTTTGCCGCCTATTCCGCTCAACTTGACTGCCCCGGGCACTCAGCCCGAGGCGGTAAACTCTCCGACGACGGCAGGGGATACAGCGGCGcagaggttggagaaggcCGCTGCTGCTATGGAGATGCCGGTGATGGGTGGCCATACTAACGGCAATGGGGcggtggttggtgaagagaggaagagcCTGAAGAGGAGacatgaggagggggatgaggggggtgattTGGATTCAGGtgagtggaggaggaagagtttTAGGCAGTGttga
- the rrg1 gene encoding Protein-lysine N-methyltransferase rrg1 (COG:A; EggNog:ENOG503P19V), whose product MRGIEEDEDLPHLWQKPAYSVILEALEKLRVEPPVWGAKVSRSEIIKQQAAVQTAHERKEAISFLSSIIKSGLSWLGDDDEREVIWEEASKRMSERCGRTAMGEIIRSWPFENPDYGSFSLTIREPPLTGDSLGLKTWGSSYALAQRLHEFASGPLAHLVRSSQKTEEVLELGSGTGLLGLAAASIWRKTVYLTDLPEIMSNLEHNASLNRALVEERGGRVEAAPLTWGGSEEEVDPRFRSGKRFELIIVADPLYDDDHPALLASAIDEQLALNPDARVLVMVPQRDEITKGLCRTLRAELGRHTNPLICHHENIVDGEDDWGDGNNDDSQQVGFWWGILGRSS is encoded by the exons ATGCGCGGCAtcgaagaagacgaagatcTCCCACATCTGTGGCAGAAGCCTGCCTATTCAGTCATTTTGGAGGCTCTAGAAAAACTTAGGGTCGAGCCGCCTGTTTGGGGAGCAAAGGTCTCTCGATCAGAGATCATCAAACAACAGGCCGCTGTTCAGACTGCTCATGAGCGCAAGGAGGCtatttcttttctgtctTCGATCATCAAGAGTGGGCTTTCATGGCTGGGGGACGACgatgagagggaggtgatttgggaggaggccagCAAGCGCATGTCAGAGCGCTGCGGGCGAACAG CTATGGGCGAGATTATTAGGAGCTGGCCCTTTGAGAACCCCGATTATGGTTCATTCAGCCTCACTATCAGAGAACCGCCACTAACGGGAGACTCTCTCGGCTTAAAGACATGGGGCTCGTCGTACGCACTAGCCCAGAGACTTCACGAGTTCGCCTCTGGCCCTCTGGCACATTTGGTTCGCTCTTCTCAAAAGACAGAGGAGGTTCTCGAGCTTGGGTCTGGAACTGGCTTACTCGGCTTAGCCGCAGCGTCTATCTGGAGGAAAACCGTCTACCTTACCGATCTCCCCGAAATCATGTCCAACCTCGAGCATAACGCTTCACTCAACCGCGCTCTCGTAGAAGAACGTGGAGGCAGAGTTGAAGCTGCTCCTTTGACGTGGGGTGGCAGCGAAGAAGAGGTCGACCCGAGGTTTCGATCAGGAAAACGGTTCGAG CTCATCATCGTTGCTGACCCATTATACGACGATGATCACCCCGCTCTGCTGGCCAGTGCCATAGACGAGCAGCTTGCTCTCAATCCAGATGCTCGTGTACTGGTTATGGTGCCGCAAAGAGACGAGATCACCAAAGGTCTTTGCAGGACGTTGAGGGCCGAGCTCGGCAGACACACCAATCCGTTGATTTGTCACCATGAGAATATTGTAGATGGTGAGGACGATTGGGGCGATGGGAACAACGACGACTCACAGCAAGTTGGCTTCTGGTGGGGAATTTTGGGGAGAAGTTCTTAA
- a CDS encoding hypothetical protein (COG:S; EggNog:ENOG503NWWK), protein MVFNVPDGGLSLDSSARAMAGLPAQAFGITLSNSVIEDMIACVQNGGDIELSLGSNPAFLFGDHEVKIPNSPDSYDYDLYYSDAVSPRSLKKLPNPAMGVFMPPRVSRPAAKKLVSKAPVQKTSSSNTTPISSNEADDAIANLKSSLARKEAEKNTAVVVSGLMNSKGKVKPPNRLLDNASPRSLPPSPALSGVRSPSLAPGGSALDQVKQHTFPIIHQLAVSEQSFEDLFAQWNEGSEDEFRVALDKVADFDNNIQKWTLRKRYWKELDVFEYDYAKEEDRQTAINNAVKQFDRMRVGVTDPIWQKLLPVAERGKGICLSKLQANFAKGPTVPKPKPDGANGSGSEREDAAVLKKGKGGEPMSRSSSQASAAGKKKPSASEAQAKRLTSTTKKTAPAKASTKASPTKPQAKAAASKGGRGPLSEEFVKDSDSEEEPLAKSKAVAAVAPRPVKAAPAPAVKSKAAAAAKTVPKETEKDTIRAEVVAKPTKATKPAVKRPRDADEDDSSSSGTPLSKRVKAGSKAPTTGANSTKPRTVSDASQNGRPSSSGPKAKNTSPTKSSPLATPPQNASEVEQERLARARSAEREREREQAQIQALKRDRERERERERERVEKERERERNRERAEKERERGRGERARELGRDRPRAREPSRDTIISSASSNADSTIGVPVVGRKRPAPVDSYSENHHHAAKRMRVSAEVLTKAQEFKLAYQRYLQLHEELNGWDSPPESKLHDFVEMHDRLQRMKRAIYQDVGEG, encoded by the exons ATGGTGTTCAACGTGCCCGATGGTGGCCTGTCGTTGGATAGCTCAGCCAGGGCCATGGCTGGGCTTCCGGCGCAGGCCTTCGGAATTACATTGAGCAATAGTGTCATCGAAGACATGATTGCTTGTGTTCAAAATGGAGGGGATATTGAGCTATCGTTGGGGTCCAATCCG GCTTTTCTCTTCGGCGATCATGAAGTCAAAATTCCAAACTCTCCCGATTCTTACGATTACGATCTGTACTATTCCGACGCAGTTTCTCCAAGATCGCTCAAGAAGCTACCAAATCCTGCAATGGGTGTTTTCATGCCCCCAAGGGTCTCTAGACCTGCCGCCAAGAAGCTGGTTTCGAAAGCTCCAGTCCAAAAGACAAGCTCCAGCAATACGACTCCAATTTCAAGCAACGAGGCCGACGATGCTATTGCCAACCTCAAAAGCTCACTGGCCCGTAAGGAAGCAGAGAAGAATAC TGCCGTTGTGGTCAGTGGGTTGATGAACTCGAAAGGCAAGGTTAAACCCCCCAACCGGTTGCTCGACAACGCGTCCCCCAGGTCTCTTCCGCCAAGTCCTGCGCTCAGCGGAGTTCGATCACCCTCCCTCGCACCAGGCGGCTCTGCCCTTGATCAAGTCAAGCAACATACATTCCCAATCATTCACCAGTTGGCGGTATCGGAGCAGAGCTTCGAGGACCTTTTTGCGCAGTGGAATGAGGGCAGCGAAGACGAGTTCAGAGTCGCGCTGGACAAGGTTGCCGATTTCGACAACAACATCCAGAAATGGACTCTGAGAAAGCGATACTGGAAGGAACTGGACGTCTTCGAGTACGATTATGCCAAGGAGGAAGACCGACAAACCGCCATCAACAATGCGGTAAAGCAGTTCGATCGTATGCGAGTTGGAGTTACCGACCCTATCTGGCAAAAGCTTCTACCGGTGGCGGAGCGCGGAAAGGGGATATGCCTGAGCAAACTGCAAGCCAATTTCGCCAAAGGCCCGACAGTCCCGAAACCAAAGCCGGACGGAGCCAACGGAAGCGGATCAGAGAGAGAGGACGCTGCGGTCTTgaagaaaggaaaagggggcgagCCAATGTCAAGATCAAGCTCCCAAGCTTCAGCTgctggcaagaagaagccctcGGCATCGGAGGCCCAAGCGAAGCGTCTCACATCCACTACCAAGAAGACCGCACCCGCCAAAGCATCGACGAAAGCATCTCCGACCAAGCCTCAAGCCAAGGCGGCAGCCAGCAAGGGCGGGCGCGGACCTCTTTCCGAAGAATTTGTGAAGGACTCGGACAGTGAGGAGGAGCCTTTGGCTAAATCCAAAGCTGTAGCTGCCGTAGCTCCCAGGCCAGTCAAGGCTGCTCCTGCCCCGGCCGTGAAGTCGAAGGCggccgccgctgccaagaCGGTACCCAAGGAAACCGAGAAGGACACCATCCGAGCCGAAGTTGTCGCAAAGCCAACCAAGGCCACCAAGCCTGCGGTGAAGCGACCACGCGAtgccgacgaggacgacagCTCGAGCTCAGGTACGCCGCTCAGCAAGCGCGTCAAGGCTGGCAGCAAGGCACCCACCACGGGTGCCAACTCGACGAAGCCACGGACCGTTTCGGACGCCAGCCAGAACGGTCGTCCAAGCTCCTCGGGGCCCAAGGCGAAGAACACTTCGCCGACCAAGTCGTCGCCTCTGGCGACCCCACCACAGAATGCGTCCGAGGTGGAGCAGGAGCGCCTGGCTCGTGCCAGGTCCGCCGAGCGAGAAAGGGAGCGCGAGCAAGCGCAAATCCAGGCGCTGAAGAGGGACCGGGAGCGCGAGCGGGAACGTGAACGCGAACGGGTCGAGAAGGAACGGGAACGCGAGCGCAACCGCGAGAGGGCCGAAAAGGAGCGTGAGCGTGGCCGCGGCGAGAGAGCCAGAGAGCTGGGACGGGACCGGCCTCGGGCCCGCGAGCCGAGCCGggacaccatcatcagcagtGCCAGCAGCAATGCTGACAGCACGATTGGCGTCCCAGTTGTTGGCAGGAAGAGGCCGGCGCCGGTGGACTCGTACTCGgagaaccaccaccatgcgGCGAAGCGGATGCGGGTGTCGGCCGAGGTGCTGACCAAGGCGCAGGAGTTCAAGCTGGCGTACCAGCGGTACTTGCAGCTGCATGAGGAGCTCAACGGGTGGGATTCCCCGCCAGAGTCGAAACTGCACGATTTTGTCGAGATGCACGATCGGTTgcagaggatgaagagggcTATTTATCaggatgttggggagggttga
- the MRD1 gene encoding Multiple RNA-binding domain-containing protein 1 (COG:A; EggNog:ENOG503NU06) → MESSRIFVKNLPPSISEADFRKHFSLQGREVTDVKLIPNRRIGFVGYKSHEDASKAVKYFNKSFIRMSRIGVDLAKPIEAAIPRSATQAAHVPSRDAAKASSLVKSDAEPSEDNPSSKKRKRDVVDEADPKLQEFLEVMGHPTKKAKDGEALGSGAFESEAADAIPSALIEGGESDDEYEDIPVRPKRPIEEAPTSALPVATPVAAIIPPAPSQPAEDAAREVPQVPAEATDDDWLRSRTNRLLDLVDPDDPGFPAQSAGAMLATTQTPLPEAQVQETQEPGLAAGSGEKPVVARTPEDAVKLIQKTARLFLRNLSYTVTEDNVRGHFSQFGELEEVHVPLDNQGRSKGFAMIRYASPEAALSAFQTDGTVFQGRIIHILPAAAKRENKLDEYAISKLPLKKQQLLKKKAEAASSTFNWNSLFMSQDAVNTAVAERLGVSKHELLDPTDASAAVKQAIAETTVIQEAKAYFATHGVNIEAFKSQQRGDTSILVKNIKNATIEEIRTLFEEHGSVLRVLMPTSGTIAIVQFAQPAHCRAAFAKKAYSRFKDGVLYLEKGPKGLFVDNLAQPADRPAGVQKVSASYLLERDDGEDQPETASLFVRNLNFSTTTEGLTNAFKPLDGFVSAQVKTKTDPKKPGQVLSMGFGFCAFRTKEQAQAARKAMDGHVLDGHKLLIKASHRGLDAAEERRREDLAKKANAQRTKVVIKNLPFEASKKDVRALFSNYGKLVALRIPKKFNHSSRGFAFAEFSTGKEALNAITALKDTHFLGRRLVLDFAEAEELDAEEQIEAMEKKMRGQVSKVALQQLTGTGRSKVNFGDNPEDEA, encoded by the exons ATGGAGTCGTCAAGAATCTTCGTCAAGAACCTACCGCCGTCCATCTCCGAGGCTGACTTTCGCAAACACTTCTCGCTTCAGGGACGAGAGGTCACCGATGTCAAGCTCATCCCCAACCGCCGCATCGGGTTTGTTGGTTACAAGTCTCATGAAGATGCATCCAAAGCCGTAAAGTACTTCAACAAGTCCTTTATTCGCATGTCCAGGATCGGCGTCGATCTGGCCAAACCT ATTGAAGCCGCCATCCCAAGATCAGCCACACAAGCTGCTCATGTCCCGAGCCGTGATGCAGCCAAGGCAAGCTCTCTCGTCAAGTCTGACGCAGAGCCAAGCGAGGATAACCCTAGCtcaaagaagaggaagcggGACGTCGTTGACGAGGCTGACCCCAAGCTTCAGGAGTTTCTTGAGGTCATGGGTCATCCCACCAAGAAGGCTAAGGACGGAGAAGCCCTAGGGAGTGGCGCATTTGAGTCAGAAGCGGCCGATGCTATCCCCTCGGCTCTcatcgagggtggtgagagtgaCGATGAGTACGAGGACATCCCAGTGAGGCCCAAACGGCCAATCGAGGAGGCACCTACCTCGGCTCTACCTGTTGCCACCCCTGTCGCAGCTATCATCCCCCCCGCACCATCCCAACCAGCCGAGGACGCTGCAAGGGAAGTGCCGCAGGTACCCGCTGAAGCCACTGATGATGACTGGCTTCGGTCGAGAACGAACCGTCTGCTGGACCTTGTGGACCCGGATGACCCCGGGTTTCCCGCACAGTCTGCTGGTGCAATGCTTGCTACCACTCAAACACCTCTGCCAGAGGCCCAAGTCCAAGAAACCCAGGAACCGGGTCTTGCTGCCGGGTCTGGTGAGAAACCTGTTGTGGCTCGCACACCTGAGGATGCCGTGAAGTTGATCCAGAAGACAGCTCGTCTGTTTTTGCGGAATCTCAGCTACACGGTAACGGAGGACAATGTGAGGGGCCACTTTAGTCAGTTTGGCGAACTTGAAGAG GTTCATGTTCCGCTGGATAATCAGGGCCGAAGCAAAGGCTTCGCTATGATTCGTTATGCCAGTCCTGAGGCGGCGCTTTCCGCATTCCAGACAGACGGCACCGTCTTTCAGGGCCGCATCATCCACATCCTTCCCGCTGCTGCCAAAAGGGAGAACAAGCTTGATGAATACGCAATCTCGAAGCTCCCTTTGAAGAAGCAACAGctgctcaagaagaaggctgaagCTGCCTCCAGTACCTTCAACTGGAATTCGCTTTTTATGAGCCAAGATGCTGTCAACACCGCCGTAGCTGAACGCCTGGGTGTGTCCAAGCATGAGCTCCTGGACCCCACCGACGCGTCTGCCGCTGTGAAACAGGCAATCGCTGAGACCACTGTCATCCAGGAGGCCAAGGCTTACTTTGCAACCCATGGTGTGAACATCGAGGCCTTCAAGTCTCAGCAGCGAGGTGACACGTCAATTCTGGTCAAGAACATCAAGAACGCCACCATCGAGGAGATCAGAACCCTCTTCGAGGAGCATGGCTCCGTCCTCCGTGTGCTTATGCCCACAAGCGGGACGATTGCCATTGTCCAGTTCGCCCAACCAGCACACTGCAGGGCAGCTTTCGCCAAGAAAGCATACTCTAGATTCAAGGACGGCGTGTTGTACCTCGAGAAAGGCCCGAAAGGGCTCTTCGTCGACAATCTGGCCCAGCCCGCAGATCGTCCTGCCGGTGTTCAGAAGGTGTCAGCTTCTTACCTGCTGGAACGCGATGACGGTGAGGATCAGCCAGAGACGGCCTCTCTGTTCGTCCGCAACCTGaacttctccaccaccaccgaaggATTAACAAATGCGTTCAAGCCCTTGGATGGATTTGTGAGTGCGCAGGTGAAGACCAAGACCGATCCCAAGAAACCAGGTCAGGTGTTGAGCATGGGCTTTGGCTTCTGCGCCTTCAGGACCAAGGAGCAGGCCCAGGCTGCACGGAAGGCTATGGATGGCCATGTGCTTGACGGACACAAGCTTCTGATCAAGGCTTCCCACAGGGGTCTGGACGCGGCCGAagagaggaggcgggaggaTCTAGCCAAGAAGGCGAATGCTCAACGCACAAAGGTGGTCATCAAGAACCTTCCGTTCGAAGCGTCTAAGAAGGACGTGCGCGCACTCTTCAGCAACTATGGAAAGCTGGTTGCTCTCCGTATTCCCAAGAAGTTCAACCACTCTTCGCGTGGGTTTGCTTTTGCCGAGTTCTCCACAGGCAAGGAGGCGCTCAACGCGATCACTGCACTCAAAGACACGCATTTTCTCGGGAGAAGACTTGTGCTTGACTTTGCTGAAGCTGAGGAGCTTGATGCCGAGGAACAGATCGAGGccatggagaagaagatgcgTGGCCAGGTTAGCAAGGTTGCCCTTCAGCAACTCACTGGGACAGGGAGGAGCAAGGTCAATTTTGGAGATAATCCTGAAGACGAGGCATGA
- the DYN2 gene encoding Dynein light chain (COG:Z; EggNog:ENOG503P45B) encodes MAGDDTKPAAGNTSPVAREKLDAQIKSADMSEELQQEVIEVAQEAMAKYSVEKDIAQHIKRTFDERKGPTWHCIVGRHFGSFVTHETKHFIYFYLGHCAILLFKTQ; translated from the exons ATGGCAGGAGACGATACCAAGCCCGCTGCTGGGAACACATCCCCTGTCGCGAGGGAGAAGCTTGATG CCCAGATCAAGAGCGCCGACATG TCCGAAGAATTACAACAGGAGGTCATTGAAGTCG CCCAGGAGGCCATGGCCAAGTACTCCGTTGAGAAG GATATCGCTCAGCACATCAAGAGAACA TTTGATGAAAGAAAGGGACCTACCTGGCACTGCATCGTAGGCCGCCACTTTGGCAGCTTCGTGACCCACG AAACCAAGCACTTCATCTACTTCTACCTCGGTCACtgcgccatcctcctcttcaagaCCCAGTAG